One part of the Perognathus longimembris pacificus isolate PPM17 chromosome 10, ASM2315922v1, whole genome shotgun sequence genome encodes these proteins:
- the Chst13 gene encoding carbohydrate sulfotransferase 13, whose translation MARRCCGRPRVLAAAGLCAALLLLCAGPRAGRWAPADRALGSRWPHAGKSPRQLLYDLDQAPRSALAEVHRQRRALLRQACARPPRRPRPLRPEDLRHVLVDDAHGLLYCYVPKVACTNWKRVLLALRARARGDAPGDPRAIPAREAHAPGRLPSLADFGPAEIARRLRDYLAFLFVREPFERLASAYRNKFARPHSEAFRRRYGTRIVRRLRPRARPDALARGHDVRFAEFLAYLLDPRTRREEPFNEHWERAHALCHPCRLRYDLVGKFETLAQDADFLLGLLGAPGLRFPAAPRPRAPPAREQAARLFRDISPLFQRRLLDLYKMDFLLFNYSAPPYLRIR comes from the exons ATGGCGAGGCGCTGCTGCGGGAGGCCGCGCGTGCTGGCGGCCGCGGGCCTGTGCGCCGCGCTCCTGCTCCTGTGCGCCGGGCCCCGCGCCGGGCGTTGGG cgccTGCAGACAGGGCCTTGGGCTCCCGCTGGCCCCACGCTGGGAAGAGCCCGCGGCAGCTGCTTTATGACCTGGACCAG GCCCCGCGCTCCGCCCTGGCCGAGGTGCACCGGCAGCGGCGCGCCCTGCTGCGCCAGGCGtgcgcgcgccccccgcgccggcCGCGGCCGCTGCGCCCGGAGGACCTGCGGCACGTGCTGGTGGACGACGCGCACGGCCTGCTGTACTGCTACGTGCCCAAGGTGGCCTGCACCAACTGGAAGCGCGTGCTGCTGGCGCTGCGGGCCCGCGCCCGCGGCGACGCCCCCGGCGACCCCCGCGCCATCCCCGCGCGCGAGGCGCACGCGCCGGGCCGCCTGCCCTCGCTGGCCGACTTCGGCCCCGCGGAGATCGCCCGGCGCCTGCGCGACTACCTGGCCTTCCTGTTCGTGCGCGAGCCCTTCGAGCGCCTGGCCTCCGCCTACCGCAACAAGTTCGCGCGCCCGCACAGCGAGGCCTTCCGGCGGCGCTACGGCACGCGCATCGTGCGGCGCCTGCGGCCGCGCGCGCGCCCCGACGCGCTGGCCCGCGGCCACGACGTGCGCTTCGCCGAGTTCCTGGCCTACCTGCTGGACCCGCGCACGCGCCGCGAGGAGCCCTTCAACGAGCACTGGGAGCGCGCGCACGCGCTCTGCCACCCGTGCCGCCTGCGCTACGACCTGGTGGGCAAGTTCGAGACCCTGGCCCAGGACGCCGACTTCCTGCTGGGGCTGCTGGGCGCGCCGGGCCTGCGCTtccccgccgccccgcggccccgcgcgccccccgcgcgcgaGCAGGCCGCGCGCCTCTTCCGGGACATCAGCCCCTTGTTCCAGCGGCGCCTCCTGGACCTCTACAAGATGGACTTCCTGCTCTTCAACTACTCCGCGCCCCCGTACCTGCGGATCCGCTAG